In one Gopherus evgoodei ecotype Sinaloan lineage chromosome 1, rGopEvg1_v1.p, whole genome shotgun sequence genomic region, the following are encoded:
- the LOC115657751 gene encoding spore wall protein 2-like: MQEGSKSTDGSLQKQSLNSVSLGNGSELECNDYDAFVEKIKANKKHIKDKLEQAYTISKLKSDVQQTVKHQLKLVKRKKDYAENLKPRKQDTSYGLSSDKTKELFFSTEKLKKAIKSKHPPKTDIPPAAASNKPVTISVTAQNQKTVNQESKDAVDEVMTSDKYGEIYVRGEESNEEQRELKKKERFIKQIAVSVSSSSSEESSNDFAKYVLQRRKMHKDHYKDTGKQKQIEVVVENVNDLEERDTETEEEQDTNKQRESAEETNIKSLSEEETKVKRYDDKPDEASQRDAKYEKFNLAEKSEESEMGVEEDESEKENQDEKTNSEVESGEEEDENEVRKDDDDSSIVRDGDEEEKGNGEESEKAALQYEAEGDHERKATAEQNHRRRGTEERRQEGNFKEEETVSQGEVEKKDEEMVGGGKKGKSKEEQSEDTEVEAESEGGEEDEEEEDEDGEREEEGGEEEREEEEAEEDEEEREVEWEYEGEGEEEGEDEDEGEEEGEDEDEGEEGEEGEDEEEGEDEDEREEGEEDEGEEGEEGEDEEEGEDEDEGEEGEEGEDEEKGEDEDEREDEGEDEGEDEEEDEDEDEGEDEEEEERQDEDDEEGAGGNEEEREDEGEEGDKEENVGEKIKEYKHLQRRNKNRKQEKKGSAVQSSKQKVKTKHVVNGLHNSEQFWNNVLPHYLTLK; encoded by the coding sequence ATGCAGGAGGGTTCAAAATCAACTGATGGTTCTTTGCAAAAGCAGTCTTTAAATTCAGTATCTCTTGGAAATGGTTCAGAACTAGAATGCAATGATTATGATGCCTTTGTGGAGAAAATTAAGGCTAATAAAAAGCATATAAAAGATAAACTAGAACAGGCATACACCATTAGCAAACTGAAGTCTGATGTTCAGCAAACTGTTAAACATCAACTCAAATTAGTGAAAAGGAAGAAAGACTATGCAGAAAATCTTAAACCTAGAAAACAAGACACATCTTACGGTCTTTCCAGTGATAAGActaaagaattatttttttccactgaaaagttaaaaaaagctATTAAATCTAAGCACCCCCCTAAAACAGATATACCGCCTGCTGCAGCCAGTAACAAACCAGTGACCATTTCAGTAActgcacaaaaccaaaaaactgttAACCAAGAAAGTAAAGATGCAGTGGATGAAGTTATGACATCTGACAAATATGGAGAAATATATGTCAGGGGGGAGGAAAGTAATGAAGAACAGAGAGAACTTAAGAAAAAGGAGAGATTCATTAAACAAATAGCAGTATCTGTGTCATCATCTTCAAGTGAGGAAAGTAGTAATGATTTTGCAAAATATGTACTTCAGAGGAGAAAAATGCACAAGGATCATTATAAAGACACAGGAAAACAGAAGCAAATAGAAGTAGTAGTAGAAAATGTGAATGATTTAGAAGAAAGAGATACTGAGACAGAAGAAGAGCAGGATACAAATAAACAAAGAGAGAGTGCAGAAGAGACCAATATAAAAAGCCTGAGTGAAGAGGAAACAAAAGTGAAGAGATATGATGACAAACCTGATGAGGCCTCACAGCGAGATGCTAAGTATGAAAAATTTAATCTGGCAGAGAAGAGTGAAGAAAGTGAAATGGGAGTGGAAGAGGATGAAAGTGAAAAGGAGAACCAGGATGAAAAAACAAATAGTGAAGTAgaatctggagaggaggaagatgagaatGAGGTTAGAaaagatgatgatgattcctcaatagtaagagatggagatgaagagGAGAAAGGTAATGGAGAAGAAAGTGAAAAAGCTGCATTACAGTATGAAGCAGAAGGTGATCATGAGAGAAAGGCAACGGCTGAACAGAATCATCGCAGAAGAGGCACAGAAGAGAGACGTCAAGAGGGTAATTTTAAAGAGGAAGAAACAGTGAGCCAGGGAGAAGTGGAGAAGAAAGATGAAGAAATGGtaggaggaggaaagaagggtAAATCTAAGGAGGAGCAGAGTGAAGACACAGAAGTGGAGGCTGAGAGTGAGGGTGgagaggaggatgaagaggaagaggatgaagatggtgaaagagaggaagagggtggtgaagaggagagagaagaggaagaagcagaggaggatgaagaagagAGGGAAGTGGAATGGGAATATGAGGGGGAAGGTGAAGAAGAGGGAGAGGATGAAGATGAGGGAGAAGAAGAGGGAGAGGATGAAgatgagggagaggagggggaggaaggggaggatgaagaagagggggaggatgaagatgagagagaagagggagaggaagatgagggagaagagggggaggaaggggaggatgaagaagagggggaggatgaagatgagggagaagagggggaggaaggggaggatgaAGAAAAGGGGGAGGATGAAGATGAGAGAGAAGATGAGGGGGAGGATGAaggagaagatgaggaggaggatgaggatgaagaTGAGGGGGaggatgaagaagaagaagagaggcaggatgaagatgatgaagagggggcggggggaaatgaagaagagagggaagatgagggggaagaaggggacaAAGAAGAGAATGttggagaaaaaataaaagaatataaGCATCTGCAAAGACGTAAtaaaaacagaaagcaggagaagaaaggaagTGCTGTACAGAGCTCTAAACAGAAAGTAAAGACAAAACATGTAGTGAATGGATTACACAATTCAGAACAATTTTGGAACAATGTGCTACCTCATTATTTGACACTAAAATAG